From Rahnella aceris, a single genomic window includes:
- the osmY gene encoding molecular chaperone OsmY, protein MKNSKFAYSMMAVVLGTALMSGSALAATTTTDSAGAKIDSSMKKVDNYMGDSAITAKVKSALVDDKAIKSSDISVTTNSGVVTLSGFVGSQAEAEQAVAAATKVEGVKSVSDKLHTKDSKDQSVKAYAGDSATTASVKAKLLADDIVPSRNVKVETTDGVVQLSGAVKDQAQSDRAESVAKTVDGVKSVKNDLKVAP, encoded by the coding sequence ATGAAAAATTCTAAATTTGCCTATTCAATGATGGCCGTAGTTCTGGGTACCGCACTGATGAGCGGTAGCGCTCTGGCAGCAACGACGACTACAGATAGCGCAGGTGCAAAAATCGATAGTTCCATGAAGAAAGTTGATAACTACATGGGCGACAGCGCTATCACCGCGAAAGTGAAAAGTGCTCTGGTAGATGATAAAGCCATTAAAAGTAGCGATATTTCCGTCACGACGAATTCCGGTGTTGTTACGCTGAGTGGTTTTGTCGGTTCGCAGGCTGAAGCCGAGCAGGCTGTTGCTGCGGCAACCAAAGTTGAAGGTGTTAAATCCGTCAGCGACAAACTGCATACCAAAGACAGCAAAGATCAAAGCGTTAAAGCCTATGCCGGTGACAGCGCGACCACGGCTTCTGTAAAAGCCAAATTGCTGGCGGATGACATTGTCCCGTCACGTAACGTGAAAGTCGAAACGACCGACGGCGTGGTACAGCTCTCAGGCGCAGTGAAAGATCAGGCACAGTCTGACCGTGCTGAAAGCGTTGCGAAAACCGTTGATGGCGTGAAAAGCGTCAAAAATGACCTGAAAGTCGCACCATAA
- a CDS encoding PKD domain-containing protein has product MRMNKITQMLCVAGLTMASASAFALEAWNGQEGGDTFEVIFDGSVYSNAWWVGATNCPGTAEQDQGANPWRKVRDASATEMSQYGNPTVCEIAGDGTQNNYVDYDSSRDYLAGDIVLANGMTYKTSKPTPAHSFAPAENNPWVVYAPTPVWSSSATYNQGDKVQKDGVMYEALFYTINNDPSLTANQNPDGNNGHPWKPLGPVQIYSQDQIDNAPTLNIDTLYPANSLVKYNGKNYQSSVIVQKVKPDDVSPWAVYMDWSGTKERVGTPKNPWPAQFYAPYVDFTLNMQPDLVGLAKNQNVNHFTMAFMVAKDANTCVPTWGTAYSVTNYAQYSKIKALREAGGDIMVSIGGANNAPLAAACNNVNDLQQHYYDIVENLNLQVLDFDIEGNWLADKESIQRRNAAVKLVQDRWAAEGRHIGVWYTLPVLPTGLTHEGMEVLQDAKDQGVVLTGINVMAMDYGNVQCQSANTEGQNIHGKCATSAIDNLFTQVKGLYPEKSAAQVYAMLGTTPMIGYNDVQGEVFYLSDARLVYQQAKDYGLGMIGAWSVARDQPGVSGQVSAEHSGMTPEQAPMYAYSEIFAPITSGSPAPVETNTPPVANAGIAQQVNGTAVITLDGSASTDKEGDTLTYQWKQVSGPAVTLQNSDAAKATFSVAQPVTNAVYTFSLTVSDGEGSTTAQTSVNVIDASKPVAPSVTLESTYTVTSGESLTLTAKVTDPDTQAADLHYQWTNPAGLPVAPAQGAASNTEVINAPQVTVDTRFTVDVTVTDNTGLTDTATTTILVKAKTAAGDYEYVYPQSSEKYVAGTRVLGSDGGIYQCKPFPYSGWCSQAAWAYAPATGTNWQDAWDKQ; this is encoded by the coding sequence CGGCAGTGTTTACTCAAATGCCTGGTGGGTCGGTGCGACAAATTGCCCGGGCACAGCGGAACAAGATCAAGGTGCCAACCCTTGGCGTAAGGTGCGCGACGCATCTGCGACTGAAATGAGCCAATATGGCAACCCGACCGTTTGTGAGATTGCCGGTGACGGCACGCAGAATAATTATGTCGATTATGACAGCAGCCGTGATTATTTAGCCGGTGATATTGTTCTGGCAAATGGCATGACATACAAAACGTCTAAACCAACGCCGGCTCACAGTTTCGCACCAGCAGAAAATAACCCGTGGGTAGTGTATGCACCGACGCCGGTCTGGAGCAGCAGTGCAACCTATAATCAGGGCGATAAAGTTCAGAAAGACGGAGTTATGTATGAAGCTCTGTTTTACACCATTAATAATGATCCGTCGCTGACGGCTAATCAGAACCCGGACGGAAATAATGGCCATCCGTGGAAACCTCTAGGTCCGGTTCAAATCTACTCTCAGGATCAAATTGATAACGCGCCAACGCTGAATATCGATACCTTATATCCTGCTAATTCATTAGTGAAATATAACGGCAAAAATTATCAGTCTTCTGTAATAGTTCAGAAAGTTAAACCTGACGATGTTTCACCGTGGGCTGTGTATATGGACTGGAGCGGCACGAAAGAGCGCGTGGGTACGCCGAAAAATCCGTGGCCTGCTCAGTTCTATGCGCCTTATGTCGATTTCACCTTAAATATGCAGCCTGACCTTGTCGGTCTGGCGAAAAACCAGAACGTTAACCACTTCACCATGGCCTTTATGGTCGCTAAAGATGCTAACACCTGTGTACCGACGTGGGGCACCGCTTACAGTGTTACCAACTACGCGCAATACAGCAAAATCAAAGCATTGCGTGAAGCAGGCGGCGATATCATGGTGTCGATCGGCGGCGCGAACAATGCGCCTCTGGCCGCAGCCTGTAATAACGTGAATGATCTGCAACAGCATTATTATGACATTGTCGAAAACCTGAACCTGCAGGTGCTTGACTTCGATATCGAAGGAAACTGGCTGGCTGATAAAGAATCTATTCAGCGCCGCAATGCCGCCGTCAAATTAGTACAGGATCGCTGGGCTGCCGAAGGCCGTCACATCGGTGTCTGGTATACCCTGCCTGTTCTGCCAACCGGTTTAACCCATGAAGGGATGGAAGTGTTGCAGGATGCCAAAGATCAGGGCGTCGTGCTGACCGGGATTAACGTGATGGCGATGGATTACGGCAACGTACAATGTCAGTCAGCCAACACTGAAGGTCAGAATATTCACGGTAAATGTGCCACTTCTGCCATCGATAATCTGTTCACTCAGGTGAAAGGTTTATACCCTGAGAAGAGCGCCGCACAGGTTTACGCCATGCTGGGGACAACGCCGATGATTGGCTATAACGATGTGCAGGGAGAAGTGTTCTATCTTTCCGATGCGCGTCTGGTTTATCAGCAGGCAAAAGATTATGGCCTGGGTATGATCGGTGCGTGGTCTGTGGCGCGTGATCAGCCGGGTGTTTCAGGACAAGTTTCTGCGGAACACAGTGGTATGACGCCGGAACAGGCTCCGATGTACGCTTACAGCGAAATCTTTGCGCCAATCACCAGCGGTTCACCGGCACCGGTAGAAACCAATACGCCGCCGGTCGCTAATGCCGGTATTGCTCAGCAGGTTAATGGAACCGCTGTTATCACGCTTGACGGTTCAGCCAGCACCGATAAAGAAGGCGACACCCTGACGTATCAGTGGAAGCAAGTTTCCGGGCCAGCAGTGACGCTGCAAAACAGCGACGCGGCAAAAGCGACATTCAGCGTGGCGCAACCGGTGACCAATGCGGTGTATACCTTCTCGCTGACCGTGAGTGACGGCGAAGGCAGCACCACAGCGCAAACCAGCGTGAATGTGATTGATGCGTCTAAGCCTGTTGCACCGTCCGTTACCCTTGAATCCACGTATACCGTGACTTCAGGTGAATCGCTGACGCTGACAGCAAAAGTGACAGATCCGGATACGCAGGCTGCTGATTTACATTATCAGTGGACTAATCCGGCTGGATTGCCAGTCGCACCGGCTCAGGGGGCAGCATCCAACACTGAAGTGATCAATGCACCACAAGTAACAGTTGATACGCGCTTTACTGTTGACGTGACCGTGACCGATAACACCGGTTTAACCGATACCGCAACGACCACGATTCTGGTGAAAGCCAAAACAGCGGCAGGGGATTATGAGTATGTTTATCCGCAAAGTAGTGAGAAATACGTCGCGGGAACCCGGGTATTAGGCAGTGACGGTGGCATCTATCAATGTAAGCCTTTCCCATACTCCGGTTGGTGTAGTCAGGCGGCCTGGGCGTATGCTCCTGCGACCGGCACTAACTGGCAGGATGCGTGGGATAAACAGTAA